From Candidatus Neomarinimicrobiota bacterium, the proteins below share one genomic window:
- the queD gene encoding 6-carboxytetrahydropterin synthase QueD, with amino-acid sequence MTQLFEISKTFHFDMTHRLSFHQGKCRHLHGHTYTLEVYVRGVPDKHGFVMDFGDLKHIVKEEIVDILDHSVAIYEKDVTLVDALSGKFRAVMLPFETTAENLCAWIARRLQARNLDISKIILWETPTSKAVLTL; translated from the coding sequence ATGACACAACTCTTTGAAATATCAAAAACATTTCATTTTGACATGACACACCGCCTTTCCTTTCATCAGGGAAAATGCCGGCATCTCCACGGCCATACCTACACATTGGAAGTCTATGTTCGGGGAGTACCGGATAAGCATGGTTTTGTCATGGATTTCGGAGATTTAAAACACATCGTAAAGGAAGAGATCGTGGATATCCTCGATCACAGCGTGGCCATCTACGAAAAGGATGTAACCCTGGTGGATGCTTTATCCGGAAAATTCCGTGCCGTGATGCTTCCTTTTGAAACAACAGCCGAAAATTTGTGTGCCTGGATTGCCCGTCGACTCCAGGCACGGAATTTGGATATTTCTAAAATCATCTTATGGGAAACACCAACAAGCAAAGCCGTGCTTACCCTGTAA
- a CDS encoding UbiA-like polyprenyltransferase, with translation MRILDYGRMIKFSHSLFALPFAMASFTFAVDMFSIPPDVWLIKLLWILIAMVSARSAAMGFNRLADRQLDALNPRTRTRELPAGVISPGAVLVFVSVSALIFLFSAAMLNRICFWLAFPVLAVLMGYSFLKRVWAGTHFVLGLSLGIAPSGVWLGLTGGLHIVPILLSAAVGVWTAGFDILYAIQDVDFDRQHGVHSIPADMNLHTAIVISRLCHTFMVLFLVILHILYPAGWILWTGTGIISIFIIYEHHLVYRSHDNIAKAFFNMNGMISLLYFGFVLLDRIFLS, from the coding sequence ATGAGAATTCTTGATTACGGTCGGATGATCAAATTCTCTCACTCCTTATTTGCCCTTCCATTTGCCATGGCATCCTTTACCTTTGCCGTAGATATGTTTTCTATCCCGCCTGACGTATGGCTTATAAAACTTCTTTGGATTCTGATAGCCATGGTTTCTGCCCGAAGTGCTGCCATGGGTTTTAACAGGCTGGCGGACCGGCAGTTGGATGCCCTTAATCCCAGGACACGGACAAGAGAACTGCCTGCCGGGGTGATTTCACCGGGGGCTGTCCTTGTGTTTGTTTCTGTATCTGCCCTGATTTTTCTCTTTTCCGCCGCCATGCTGAACAGAATCTGCTTCTGGCTTGCTTTTCCGGTCCTGGCCGTTTTGATGGGATACAGCTTCCTGAAAAGGGTGTGGGCAGGGACTCATTTTGTGCTGGGTCTTTCTCTTGGGATTGCTCCATCAGGCGTCTGGCTGGGGCTTACAGGTGGTTTGCATATTGTCCCGATCCTGCTGAGTGCTGCCGTGGGTGTGTGGACTGCCGGTTTTGACATTCTATATGCCATTCAGGATGTGGATTTTGACAGACAGCATGGCGTGCACTCCATTCCGGCAGATATGAACCTCCATACAGCGATCGTGATCAGCCGGCTCTGTCATACCTTCATGGTGCTCTTTCTGGTCATTCTCCATATTCTGTATCCTGCAGGATGGATTCTGTGGACCGGGACAGGTATCATAAGCATATTCATCATTTATGAACATCATCTGGTTTATAGAAGCCACGACAATATCGCCAAGGCCTTTTTTAATATGAATGGTATGATTTCCCTATTGTACTTTGGATTTGTCTTATTGGATCGTATTTTTCTATCATGA
- a CDS encoding radical SAM protein codes for MGNTNKQSRAYPVNDIFSSIQGEGFWTGLPVTFIRFAGCNLACDFCDTDYSMKEMLIIDEILGRLESWPARTVVLTGGEPLIHPLKPLLKSLQSAHFRIHLETNGTFPIPENIFDWVAVSPKTDKPVIRECNELRVLLKKGDIPRDFGIRADHYFVSPVNPPLNNPQKIDHENLRYCLDYVLHHPKWRLSVQLHKYLDIP; via the coding sequence ATGGGAAACACCAACAAGCAAAGCCGTGCTTACCCTGTAAACGATATATTTTCAAGCATTCAGGGAGAAGGTTTCTGGACAGGTCTGCCGGTGACATTTATCCGTTTTGCCGGATGTAATCTGGCCTGTGATTTTTGTGATACGGATTATTCCATGAAAGAAATGCTTATAATTGATGAAATACTCGGACGACTGGAATCCTGGCCAGCCCGGACTGTTGTTCTGACAGGTGGTGAACCGCTGATTCATCCGTTGAAACCCCTGCTGAAAAGTCTTCAATCTGCCCATTTCAGGATCCATCTGGAAACCAATGGGACCTTTCCTATACCGGAAAACATCTTTGACTGGGTTGCTGTTTCACCCAAAACAGATAAACCCGTCATCAGGGAATGCAATGAATTGCGAGTTTTGCTTAAAAAAGGGGATATCCCCCGTGATTTTGGTATCAGGGCTGATCATTATTTTGTCAGTCCTGTAAACCCACCCCTAAATAATCCTCAAAAAATTGATCATGAAAATCTCCGCTATTGTCTTGATTATGTATTACATCATCCCAAATGGCGTTTAAGCGTTCAACTGCATAAATATTTGGATATACCATGA
- the queC gene encoding 7-cyano-7-deazaguanine synthase QueC: MKALVLLSGGQDSSTCLFWSLRHAKQTEAVFFNYEQRHKIEWECARFLCEENKIPLHVLDVPAFQQIGGTAMIEETDIQMTNKGVLNTFVPGRNIVFLTLAASLAYRLNFDSVIVGVNDEDFSGYPDCRASFIHLMESALREGLDYPIRITTPLQHLSKKEIWALSDELGVMQTIVEKTHTCYHGDHSTRHAWGYGCGNCPACLLRKKGYEAYLRTRHENS; this comes from the coding sequence ATGAAAGCCCTTGTTCTATTATCCGGTGGACAGGATTCATCAACCTGCCTGTTTTGGTCGCTTCGACATGCGAAACAAACAGAGGCAGTGTTTTTTAACTATGAACAACGCCACAAAATCGAGTGGGAGTGTGCCCGCTTTCTTTGTGAGGAAAACAAGATTCCCCTGCATGTTCTGGATGTTCCTGCCTTTCAACAGATAGGTGGAACGGCCATGATTGAAGAAACGGATATTCAGATGACAAACAAAGGCGTGCTAAATACCTTTGTTCCCGGGCGGAATATTGTCTTTCTTACCCTGGCGGCTTCCCTTGCGTACAGACTCAATTTTGACAGCGTCATCGTAGGTGTTAATGATGAAGACTTTTCGGGATATCCTGATTGCCGGGCTTCCTTTATTCATCTCATGGAATCGGCACTTCGTGAAGGACTTGATTATCCCATCCGAATCACAACACCCCTTCAGCATTTGTCAAAAAAAGAGATCTGGGCATTGTCGGACGAATTGGGGGTTATGCAAACCATAGTGGAAAAGACCCATACCTGTTACCATGGAGATCATTCCACACGTCATGCCTGGGGTTATGGATGTGGAAATTGTCCTGCCTGCCTGTTGAGAAAAAAAGGTTATGAAGCGTATCTGCGGACCCGCCATGAGAATTCTTGA
- a CDS encoding UbiX family flavin prenyltransferase translates to MKGPEKIIVAVTGATGAPMADHLIRQLAPVIPEIHVIFSSMGEKVFRQEMRIPKNHSLHDYFSEYHSIRIWDPGDFSAPFASGSGVAHAMVIVPCSMKTLSAVANGYSYSLIERAADVMLKERRTLILVPRETPLNSIHLQNMLQAGKAGAIILPPVPAFYTYPESLNDIKAYISGKIMDSLKISHKLYPRWSDPDDDNSKRS, encoded by the coding sequence ATGAAAGGGCCTGAAAAAATCATTGTAGCGGTAACAGGCGCCACAGGCGCTCCAATGGCTGACCATCTCATCCGCCAACTGGCACCCGTGATTCCGGAAATCCATGTTATTTTCTCTTCCATGGGGGAAAAGGTTTTCCGTCAGGAAATGAGGATACCGAAAAATCATTCACTCCATGACTATTTTTCTGAATATCATTCCATCCGTATCTGGGATCCCGGCGATTTTTCTGCGCCTTTTGCCAGTGGATCAGGAGTTGCCCATGCGATGGTGATTGTTCCATGCTCCATGAAAACGCTCTCAGCCGTGGCAAACGGATATTCATATTCCCTTATCGAACGGGCTGCAGATGTGATGCTCAAGGAACGGAGAACCCTTATTCTTGTCCCCCGGGAAACGCCCCTGAATTCCATTCACCTTCAAAATATGCTACAAGCCGGAAAAGCAGGTGCCATAATTCTACCGCCTGTCCCCGCTTTTTATACCTATCCTGAAAGCCTGAACGATATCAAAGCCTATATCAGTGGTAAAATCATGGACAGCCTGAAAATTTCCCATAAACTCTATCCCCGATGGTCTGACCCTGACGATGACAATTCCAAGCGGTCCTGA
- the ubiE gene encoding bifunctional demethylmenaquinone methyltransferase/2-methoxy-6-polyprenyl-1,4-benzoquinol methylase UbiE: MYDFLNRFLSLGLDHVWRKRLVDSMDIKAHESILDAACGTGALTRLILKRHPHIPFQLTGIDLSPKMLHIANASIQDKRVHFCLGDLEALPFEDDMFQHALVAFGVRNLENLALGIKELYRVLEPKGNLYILEFSVPPKGLWQTIFRFYFHHILPRIGKRVSRHPRAYAYLPDSVDRFPSPVVFAKFLKDSGFIVSDAISMSGGVCHLYHAVKSDRSL, from the coding sequence ATGTATGATTTTCTCAACCGTTTCCTCAGTTTGGGTCTGGATCATGTCTGGAGAAAACGCCTTGTAGATAGCATGGATATCAAGGCACACGAATCCATACTCGATGCCGCTTGTGGAACCGGTGCCCTGACCCGGCTTATCCTTAAAAGGCATCCTCATATCCCATTTCAACTGACAGGAATTGATTTATCCCCGAAGATGCTTCACATCGCCAATGCAAGTATCCAAGACAAGCGGGTACACTTTTGCCTGGGAGATCTGGAAGCACTCCCCTTTGAAGATGACATGTTCCAACATGCCCTGGTGGCTTTTGGAGTGAGAAATCTGGAAAATCTTGCCTTGGGAATCAAGGAATTGTACCGGGTGCTTGAACCAAAAGGTAATCTGTATATCCTGGAATTTTCCGTTCCCCCAAAAGGCCTGTGGCAAACCATTTTCCGGTTTTATTTTCATCACATTCTCCCCCGGATTGGGAAGAGAGTCTCACGACATCCCCGGGCGTATGCCTATCTGCCTGATTCGGTGGATCGATTTCCGTCTCCGGTTGTGTTCGCAAAATTTTTGAAAGACTCCGGTTTCATTGTGTCTGATGCCATTTCCATGAGCGGTGGTGTGTGTCATCTGTATCACGCCGTAAAATCTGATAGAAGTCTGTGA